The region CGGCTTGGGCGTTGCGCAGGTCATTGCCCGTAATGACGGACACCTTCTCGACGACATAGTACTGAATGGCTGGAGCACCGGGTTCCCGGCGACGTTCGCGCGAAGGAAGAATTTGCTTGTCGGGAGGAACAGTCCCGCCGAGCGCCTGTCGGGCCGCTTCCTCCGTGGGATAGGGACCACTATCTACGAGTTTCAACTCCAGCCGCGACTCCGCCCGAATGAGATTCTTCACCCGTTCGGGATCATCCACACCGGGCAATTGGAGCAGAATTTGATAACTTTGTGGGGGGCCGTGACGTTGAATTGTCGGCTCGGCGACGCCGAAGGCATTGATCCGGGTCTCAATGACGTGCATGGCCTGTTCCACAGCCCGTTCGCGGATCTCCGCCTTCTCCTCATCCCGCATCTCGAAAATAACTTTGGTGCCTTCGTTGCGAGCCGTCCACCCCGGACCGAAATCCGTCGTGAGTCGGGATTTCGTCTCCTCGATATTGGCGCTGTCCTCCAGGTCCACCTCGATGCGTCCCGGTGCCGGAGCCGTGACGTTCTTGAACTTGATCTTCACCTCCTGAAGCACTGCTCGCGCTTTCTCGGCATTTCCATCGGTGACGGCTCGCACAGCATCGTCGGTCTGAACCTGAAGAATCAGGTGGCTCCCTCCCTTGAGATCGAGACCGAGTTTGATGTTATTGGCGAGATTCTGCTTTAACTGCCGGAGGGTGAAATTCGACGCCACCGCCCGAAGGGACACCTGGCCCGATGCATCGCGCACGCGAAAGGGACCGAAGAGCAAATAGAGCGAGAGAACCACCACGCTTGCTGAGAGCAGGAGCCGATTCCGCAACCTGCGACTCATCATACCCTGTTCAGCAACTCCTCAAAATTCCTTTGACGACT is a window of Blastocatellia bacterium DNA encoding:
- the secD gene encoding protein translocase subunit SecD; translated protein: MMSRRLRNRLLLSASVVVLSLYLLFGPFRVRDASGQVSLRAVASNFTLRQLKQNLANNIKLGLDLKGGSHLILQVQTDDAVRAVTDGNAEKARAVLQEVKIKFKNVTAPAPGRIEVDLEDSANIEETKSRLTTDFGPGWTARNEGTKVIFEMRDEEKAEIRERAVEQAMHVIETRINAFGVAEPTIQRHGPPQSYQILLQLPGVDDPERVKNLIRAESRLELKLVDSGPYPTEEAARQALGGTVPPDKQILPSRERRREPGAPAIQYYVVEKVSVITGNDLRNAQAVPSQTGGSIYEILFSLRPSGAERFGTVTSANVGKNLAIVLNDEIKSAPVIKEAITGGEGRIEGDFTKEEAEDLALTLRSGALPARVTYLEERTVGPSLGADSIRQGFAASIGGLAAIVLFMLFYYRLSGINAVICLILNLLLLLAAMRVFGAVLTLPGIAGVALTIGMAVDANVLIFERIREELRAGKVPASAVALGFERAFTAIFDSNLTTIIAALFLFVFGTGPIRGFAVTLTAGLVANLFTAVFVSRTLFLWVLERRTERMETLSI